The Flammeovirga yaeyamensis genome segment TCTCTTTTTGTGCTTCTTCAACAGTTAAAGCTGCTGCCAGCATTTTTCCTTTACCTGTTGCTTTATCCTGACCTCTCGAACGATTATAAATAACATCTACAGCTTGTTCTAAGGTTAATGCTCCAGAAGTATATGCAGCGGCTACCTCACCGATAGAGTGACCAACAACACCTTCAGGTTGCACACCTGCTGCTTTCCACATTTCCATTAGACCAATTTGAACAGCCATAATTGCTGGCTGAGCAATTCTTGTCTCAGAAATACGTGAATCTTCCTCAGATTTAACTAGTTCCTCTAATAAAGACCAACCTGCAATTTTCTGAAGAATGGTATCGATTTTTTCGATTACAGATTTAAATACAGGTTCTGTGGCTAATAATTGTCTACCCATTCCAAACCATTGAGGTCCTTGTCCTGAGAAGATAAAACCAACTTTAGGGTTGAAACCTGTATCTTCTGTAGAAACCATACCTACTCTGTTTTCATCATTTAGGTATGCTTCTAAAGCATCTAGTAATTCTTCTTTACTTGCTACTGCAATCGTTAAACGATATTTTAAATTTGATCTATATTGACCTAAATTATAGCATATATCTTGTAAACTTTCAGAAGATTCATTCAAGAAAGTGATATGGTTTTCTACCATTTTTTTCAATGCATTTTCTGATTGAGCAGAAATACAATACAATGAAATATCATCTTCCAATAAAGTCTCTTCTTTATTTTCTATTTGATTTTTTTCCTCATCATATCCTTCCAATACTGCGTGAGCGTTCGTACCACCAGCACCAAAAGAGTTAATACCTCCAATAATTTGATCAGAAGGCCAGTCCATTAACTGAGTGGGTACCTTAAGTTTCCACTCATTGAATTTGATACCTGGGTTAGGCGTCTCAAAGTGAAGGTTTTGAGGAATTTGTTTATTCTTAATTGACAAGGCCAATTTGATAATACCTGCAATACCTGCTGCGGCCTCCAAGTGTCCCATATTTGATTTCACAGAACCAATCACAAGTGGCTTTTCTTGATCTCTACCTTGTGAAAATACATTTCCAAATGCACTTGTTTCGATGGGATCTCCCACTTTAGTACCTGTACCATGAGCTTCTACAAAAGCTACTTCCGAAGGTGCTACACCTGCATTCTTATATGCTTGACGTAACATATCCGTCTGAGCTGTTGGATTTGGAACTGTAAATCCATCTTCAGTATAACCATCAGAGTTTACCGCTGTTCCTTTGATCGTAGCATAGATATCATCTCCATCTTTAATTGCCTTTGATAAGGGCTTTAATAAGATAACACCAACTCCTTCACTTCTTACATAGCCATTACCTCTAGCGTCAAAAGATTTACAATATCCATCAGGACATAAGAAGTTACCTTTGGACATCATTAATGATGACTCAGGACGAATCATTAAATTTACACCGCCAGCTAAAGCAAATTCAGATTCTTCATTCCAAATTGAATTACATGCTAAGTGTACGCCTACCAAAGAAGACGAACAAGCAGTATCTAAAGTAACAGATGGTCCTTTTAAGTCATATTGCCATGATAATCTATTCGCAATTGAAGTTAAAGACACACCCATTGGAACGTGTGGACTAACGTGATTTCTTTGAGCTTGAGAAGCTTGAATATCCCAATAGTCATTCATGAAAACTCCCATATAAACGGCAGTTTTCGATCCTTTAAAGTCCTCTAATTTCATACCCGCATCTTCTAATGCATTGTATGTTGTTTCTAAAAGTAGCCTTTGTTGAGGATCAATTCTTTCCGCTGTCTTAGGGAAAATCTTAAAGAATTCTGCATCAAATTTATCGATGTCTTTAATGAATCCTCCTTTCTTTTGTTTGATTTTTCCAGCTTTATCTGGATTTGGATCGTAGTATTCATCAATACTCCAACGATCTTCTGGAACATCTGTAATACCATTAAAGCCTGCTTTTAATGCTTTCCAAAAATCACTTGGGGAATTTACATCGCCAGGAAAACGACAACCTATACCCACAATGGCAATAGGTTCTTTCTGATTTGCTTGAAAGGACATGAGTAATTAATTAGAAGTTTTATAATTAGTTTATTGAAATTGATTATTAAAAAATTGTCTTAGTTTATCATTTCAATATTCAAATAACTCGATTCAGTTTAAAAAATGTCTGTCAGTTCATTTTGTTTTACAAATTAAAATTATGGTTTTTGAATTTCCATTCATTTAACATAAAATAAATTGTAATACCTATAAAATATTAAATTATTTCCCCATATAATACAATAATGAACGGTTATTCAATTTTATATTAATGTTAACAATCCAATAACACTTATATTAAATTGATTATTTTTAACTTTTTCTGAATTATTAATATTCTTCTATAATATCTTAGATTATTAAAAAAACTGATCAGAAATAAACAATTTACCATTAATTAATCTCTAATAATTAATAACTACCTAACAACAAACAACTAAACATCAAGCAAATAGAAATTGTAATATTTTCACAATAGATTATTTAAGCATTTTTTCAATATTCTCAGTATTGTTATAATTCACAAAATTTTAAGAAAACAAAAAAAGGCATCCCAAAGGATGCCTTTCTTCATATATAATAATAGATTTTTACATCTATCAATTAATCATTTGTCATATCAACAGGCTGACCTGTAGTTTCTAATACTGACCACCATAATGCACCATCAATATCAATTTTCTTTCTTGATGCTGTAGCTACAGGGATTGGAAGGTAAGTAAATTGGTTATGCCAACGACCAACCACGAAGTCAGTAATACCAGCCATTGCACCGTGAACTGCGTTTAATGCAAGATCATTACAGAATACAGAATCGGCAGGAATTGCTACTTCAGAACGGATGATATAAGAAGGGTCGATGTATTTTACAGTCGCTTCCATATCTTGTTCTTTCAAGTAGTTAGTGATCTCATCTTTCAAGAATACACCAATATCTTTATGCTTGATGTTACCTGATTTATCTTTCACTACTTCATTTTCATTATCCTCGAATAAATGCTGACCAGCACCCTCGGCTACTACTACGAGTGCATGATGTCTCTCTTCTACTCTTTTCTTCAAAGTATTCAAGAAACCTTTATCACCGTATAAGTCGAATTTAGATTCAGGAATCAATACAAAGTTTACATCTGGCATTGCCAATGCTGCATTTGCAGCAATAAAACCTGAGTCACGACCCATTAGTTTTACGATAGCTACACCATTGTAAGCACCAGTTGCTTCGTTATGTGCATCTCTTACTACTGCTGCTGCAGTTGAGAATGCTGTATCGAAACCGAAAGTTTTTGTCATGAAGTTTACATCGTTGTCGATCGTCTTAGGAATACCGGCAGTAACGATTTTAAGACCTCTTCTTTCAATTTCTTCGTGAATAACATGGTTACCTGAAAGTGTACCATCACCACCAATAGTAAATAAGATGTTGATGTTTTCTCTTTCTAAAGTATCCACCATCGCTGAGATATCTTGGCGACCTCTTGATGAACCTAAGATAGTACCACCAAATAAGTGAATGTCTTTTACAACGTTAGGAGTTAATTTTACCATTTCATGTCCGTAATCCGAAATGAAACCTTGGTAACCATATTGTACACCCCAAATATTTTTGACATTATATCTATAATATAAACCGTTGACTAAACCACGGATTACATTATTAATTCCTGGGCAAAGACCACCACAAGTTACAATTGCAGCTTTTGTCTTCGACGGATCAAAATATATTTTTTTTCTAGGTCCTGCTTTTAGGAAGGAGATAGGATCAGCATCGCTATTTCTTGCTTCTTCAAAAGCAGATAATGATGCATCATATATAATTCTTCTTGAATCCTCAATAAACTCTTTATGCGGAGCATCTTCTTTTTTGTACTCTTTATAAAGTGGTGAAGTAAGTGTAGCTTTTCCAAGCCTAGTAACCTCAAAGTCTTGTCTTGTCAAGTCGTTCATGAGATAATTTATTTTCTGATATCAATTTCTAAAACACGAATTACACTAATAAATTCCAAAAAAAGGATGACTAAAGTAACCCAATTTTATATACTTTATCCATTTTATGCAACCTTTATGATTTCTGTTGGTCTTTTGTCTGAATGGTTACTTTGAAACACACTATTCAATTAACTGAAGTAAAATAAATGTCGGGTATTAGTTATAACTCGATCACAAATCTACAATAATAAAATGAAATTAAAATTTATTCTATCATCGATCGTTACTTTTTTATTAGTAATCAATGCACTAAGCGCACAAACAGTCAGAGATTTAAAATCATTTGAATCTATTGGTATCTCTGGAGCTATTGATGTCACACTTATCGCAGGAAACAAAGACAAAGCAGAAATTGAGGTGTTTAGAAACACGAAAGTGGAAGATGTCATCACTGAGGTTTCTAATGGTAAATTGATTATTAAACCAAGAAAGGGTGTGAGAAATGTTAATGCAAAAGTAACATTAACTTATTCTTCCAACTTAAACAAAATCTCATTTTCTGGCTCAAGTGATGTTGTAGGTAAGAATCCAATCAAAGGAGATCAGTTGGTATTTTCAGGAAGTGGCTCAGGTAGCTTTAAAGGTGAAGTAAACTGTACTTCTTTAACTACCTCTTTAAGTGGATCAGGAAATATTGATGTAAATGGTAAGGCAGA includes the following:
- a CDS encoding ATP-dependent 6-phosphofructokinase, with amino-acid sequence MNDLTRQDFEVTRLGKATLTSPLYKEYKKEDAPHKEFIEDSRRIIYDASLSAFEEARNSDADPISFLKAGPRKKIYFDPSKTKAAIVTCGGLCPGINNVIRGLVNGLYYRYNVKNIWGVQYGYQGFISDYGHEMVKLTPNVVKDIHLFGGTILGSSRGRQDISAMVDTLERENINILFTIGGDGTLSGNHVIHEEIERRGLKIVTAGIPKTIDNDVNFMTKTFGFDTAFSTAAAVVRDAHNEATGAYNGVAIVKLMGRDSGFIAANAALAMPDVNFVLIPESKFDLYGDKGFLNTLKKRVEERHHALVVVAEGAGQHLFEDNENEVVKDKSGNIKHKDIGVFLKDEITNYLKEQDMEATVKYIDPSYIIRSEVAIPADSVFCNDLALNAVHGAMAGITDFVVGRWHNQFTYLPIPVATASRKKIDIDGALWWSVLETTGQPVDMTND
- a CDS encoding head GIN domain-containing protein, which produces MKLKFILSSIVTFLLVINALSAQTVRDLKSFESIGISGAIDVTLIAGNKDKAEIEVFRNTKVEDVITEVSNGKLIIKPRKGVRNVNAKVTLTYSSNLNKISFSGSSDVVGKNPIKGDQLVFSGSGSGSFKGEVNCTSLTTSLSGSGNIDVNGKADNFTVKVSGSADVNAFDLVSKTVQISVSGSGDVDCYANEEINATVSGSGDIRYKGTPTKTKIKVSGSGDIENVQ